A window of Desulfovibrionales bacterium contains these coding sequences:
- the lon gene encoding endopeptidase La, whose amino-acid sequence MFGSNAKGKEDALKREKIVVPLLPLRDIVIFPHMVAPLFVGREKSIQALEDAMGRKADLFLTAQKDAKRDEPGERDIEPIGTIGSILQLLRLPDGTVKLLVEGKRRGKITQFLPHKNFFLVEVEEMADTGEHGLEKEALVRTVRSTFEEYAKFNKKIPSEVLLSIASIDDVSKLADTMASHLTLRLADKQAVLETLNLAKRLEKLYHLMCAEIEVAQIEHRIKDRVKKQMEKTQKEYYLSEQMRAIQKEMGGKDDFKSEMNELEQKIKRKRMSKEAAAKVRNEFKKLKMMSPMSAEATVVRNYIDWLISLPWYEKSRNQIDINEAERILEEDHYGLKKPKERIIEYLAVQSLVKKMKGPILCLVGPPGVGKTSLAKSIARATRRNFIRLSLGGVRDEAEIRGHRRTYIGAMPGKIIQSLRKAKVNNPVFCLDEVDKMSMDFRGDPSAALLEVLDPEQNHSFNDHYLDIDYDLSEILFITTANTLHAIPPPLQDRMEVIQLSGYTEEEKLNIARKFLIPKQIQANGLQKGDLDITDNAILGISRRYTREAGVRNLEREISSICRKVAKEIAKNKEERRKAVVNAQSLEKYLGVPRYRYGLAEEKDEIGVATGLAWTEFGGEILQIEAVIMPGKGNLTITGKLGDVMQESARAALSYVRSRAESLGLDADFYQKIDIHIHVPEGAIPKDGPSAGITMATAITSALLKIPVHKDTAMTGEITLRGRVLPIGGLKEKMLAARRSNVSAVFIPRENEKDLKDIPPRLIKSIQVEMVESMDEVLKKALVLDDPESLFKGPASSPVGVFPKGEVLPEITAH is encoded by the coding sequence ATGTTTGGTTCTAACGCAAAGGGGAAAGAGGATGCCTTGAAAAGGGAGAAGATCGTTGTCCCGCTTTTACCGCTGCGTGATATAGTGATTTTCCCGCACATGGTAGCGCCGCTTTTTGTGGGAAGGGAGAAGTCCATCCAGGCATTGGAAGATGCTATGGGTCGAAAGGCGGATCTTTTCCTTACAGCGCAAAAGGATGCCAAAAGAGACGAGCCCGGCGAAAGAGATATAGAACCCATTGGAACCATAGGCAGTATATTACAACTCCTGCGTCTGCCGGACGGTACGGTGAAACTCCTGGTCGAGGGTAAGAGGCGCGGGAAGATAACGCAATTCCTGCCCCATAAAAACTTCTTCCTGGTTGAAGTCGAGGAGATGGCTGATACGGGTGAGCATGGTCTGGAAAAAGAGGCGTTGGTGCGCACCGTACGTTCTACCTTTGAGGAGTATGCAAAATTTAACAAAAAGATACCTTCAGAAGTACTGTTATCTATTGCTTCTATTGATGATGTCTCTAAGTTAGCCGACACCATGGCATCTCATTTGACCTTGCGCCTCGCAGACAAACAGGCCGTTCTGGAGACGTTGAATCTGGCCAAGCGTCTGGAAAAGCTTTATCACCTGATGTGCGCCGAGATAGAGGTCGCTCAGATCGAGCATCGCATAAAAGACCGGGTCAAAAAGCAGATGGAGAAGACCCAGAAGGAATATTATCTCAGCGAACAGATGCGTGCCATCCAGAAGGAGATGGGCGGTAAAGATGACTTTAAAAGTGAGATGAATGAACTCGAGCAAAAGATTAAACGGAAGCGGATGTCGAAAGAGGCCGCAGCCAAGGTGCGTAATGAGTTCAAGAAACTGAAGATGATGTCGCCTATGTCCGCTGAGGCTACTGTTGTCCGTAATTATATAGACTGGTTGATTTCCCTCCCCTGGTATGAAAAGAGCAGGAATCAGATAGATATTAACGAGGCAGAGAGGATCCTGGAAGAGGATCATTATGGTCTTAAGAAGCCGAAGGAAAGGATTATTGAATACCTGGCGGTCCAGAGTCTTGTCAAAAAGATGAAAGGGCCGATTCTCTGTCTGGTAGGCCCGCCCGGAGTAGGAAAGACTTCTCTGGCCAAGTCCATAGCGCGGGCCACCAGGCGAAACTTTATCCGCTTATCTCTGGGTGGAGTAAGGGATGAGGCGGAAATCCGGGGTCACCGGCGGACATATATAGGGGCTATGCCCGGGAAGATAATACAATCTTTGCGCAAGGCCAAAGTCAATAACCCGGTCTTCTGTCTGGATGAAGTGGACAAGATGAGCATGGATTTTCGCGGCGATCCTTCCGCTGCCCTCCTGGAGGTGCTTGATCCGGAACAAAATCATAGCTTTAATGACCATTATCTCGATATCGATTATGATTTATCGGAAATTCTCTTTATAACTACGGCTAATACCCTCCACGCTATTCCACCTCCCTTACAGGACAGGATGGAGGTTATTCAACTTTCCGGATATACGGAAGAAGAGAAATTAAATATTGCCAGGAAATTTTTAATCCCAAAGCAGATTCAGGCTAATGGTCTTCAGAAGGGTGACCTGGATATTACAGATAATGCTATTCTGGGAATCAGCCGCCGTTATACCCGGGAAGCCGGCGTCCGTAACTTAGAGAGGGAGATTTCCAGTATATGCCGTAAGGTGGCCAAGGAGATTGCCAAAAACAAAGAGGAGAGGCGAAAGGCGGTGGTTAATGCCCAGTCCCTGGAGAAATATCTTGGTGTTCCTCGTTACCGCTATGGCCTGGCTGAAGAGAAGGATGAGATCGGGGTGGCTACCGGACTGGCCTGGACAGAGTTCGGCGGGGAGATACTGCAGATTGAAGCAGTTATCATGCCCGGGAAAGGCAACCTGACCATCACAGGTAAGCTGGGCGATGTCATGCAGGAATCGGCCAGGGCCGCCCTCAGCTATGTCCGTTCCAGGGCTGAAAGCCTTGGACTGGATGCTGATTTTTACCAGAAGATAGATATCCATATTCATGTGCCGGAAGGAGCTATCCCCAAAGATGGTCCGTCGGCCGGTATTACCATGGCCACGGCTATAACCTCGGCCTTGCTTAAGATCCCGGTCCATAAAGATACGGCCATGACAGGCGAAATTACATTGAGGGGCCGTGTACTGCCTATTGGCGGGCTTAAAGAAAAGATGCTGGCGGCAAGGCGGAGTAATGTGAGTGCGGTGTTTATCCCTCGTGAGAATGAAAAAGACCTCAAAGATATTCCCCCTAGGTTGATTAAATCTATCCAAGTGGAAATGGTTGAAAGCATGGACGAGGTGCTCAAGAAGGCGCTGGTATTGGATGACCCGGAGTCTTTATTCAAGGGTCCGGCATCCTCTCCGGTAGGCGTTTTCCCTAAAGGGGAGGTCCTTCCAGAAATTACCGCCCATTGA
- the dprA gene encoding DNA-processing protein DprA, which yields MDDLYYWMALHLIPGVGGVTYRQLIKVFGAPEEVFKAKETELTAIKGIRSATIEAIRKFASKERAAQELKLLRKYGVKILTFQDEAYPQNLANIYDAPALLYIKGNLSEADTFSVAVVGSRHATYYGQKAAEGLCRSLAGHGLTIVSGMARGIDTAAHLGALWGKGRTIAVLGSGLDIVYPEENKDLYHRITENGAVISEYPLGTPPEPKNFPIRNRIISGLALGTVIVEATGKSGSLITANLALEQGREVFAVPGSINSLRSSGTHKLIKQGAKLVESAEDIVEELRPLKKFSPEPALQGEKTTNCPPVCIPQDILPEERDILALVEEYPQHIDELVRRGDLVVQKVSGILLNLELKGLVQQLPGKLFVRK from the coding sequence ATGGATGACTTGTATTACTGGATGGCCCTCCACCTGATCCCGGGGGTTGGAGGTGTCACCTACCGGCAGCTTATCAAGGTTTTTGGCGCACCTGAAGAAGTATTCAAGGCCAAAGAAACTGAGCTTACGGCCATAAAAGGAATTCGGTCGGCGACCATAGAGGCTATACGCAAATTTGCCTCCAAAGAACGCGCCGCACAGGAACTAAAATTACTACGTAAGTATGGGGTAAAGATACTCACCTTTCAGGATGAGGCCTATCCTCAAAATCTGGCAAATATCTATGACGCGCCGGCCCTGCTTTACATTAAGGGGAATTTGAGTGAGGCCGATACCTTTAGCGTGGCAGTGGTCGGATCACGCCATGCCACCTATTATGGACAGAAGGCAGCGGAAGGGCTCTGCCGCTCTCTGGCCGGCCATGGCCTGACCATCGTGAGCGGTATGGCGCGCGGCATCGACACGGCTGCCCATCTGGGCGCCCTCTGGGGCAAAGGCCGAACCATAGCGGTACTGGGTTCAGGACTGGACATCGTCTATCCCGAGGAAAACAAGGACCTATATCACCGTATAACTGAAAACGGGGCGGTTATATCCGAATATCCCCTGGGCACGCCCCCTGAACCTAAAAATTTTCCGATACGTAACCGGATTATCAGCGGCCTGGCCTTGGGTACGGTTATCGTGGAGGCCACCGGGAAAAGCGGCTCTTTAATCACCGCCAACTTAGCCCTTGAGCAGGGGCGCGAGGTATTTGCCGTGCCCGGGAGCATAAACTCGCTCCGGAGCAGTGGAACACACAAGCTCATTAAGCAGGGGGCAAAATTAGTTGAATCTGCCGAGGACATAGTAGAAGAACTGCGCCCCCTGAAAAAATTCTCCCCAGAGCCGGCATTACAGGGCGAAAAAACTACAAATTGCCCACCGGTCTGTATCCCTCAGGATATTTTGCCTGAAGAAAGGGATATTCTGGCGCTGGTGGAAGAATATCCTCAACATATTGACGAATTAGTCCGAAGAGGAGACTTAGTTGTGCAAAAAGTAAGCGGCATACTTCTTAATTTAGAATTAAAGGGCCTGGTTCAGCAGTTACCCGGAAAACTATTTGTCAGAAAATAA
- the topA gene encoding type I DNA topoisomerase, producing the protein MSKSLLIVESPTKAKTLQKYIGKKFTVKASVGHIKDLPKNSLGVDIKDNFQPEYKVIKGKAKIIQELKKAAQEATDIYLGPDPDREGEAIAWHIQDELKSTGKTFHRVLFNEFTPKAIAGALATPASLDIHKFESQQARRILDRLVGYQISPLLWKKVQKGLSAGRVQSVAVRIVCEREREIQAFVPEEYWSITAGLEGKEPPSFEARLVAIDQKKIKINDQAQAENILKDLEGHAYRVANVERKEKKRHPNPPFITSTMQQEAYRKLRFSAKKTMLLAQQLYEGIDLGEEGPVGLITYMRTDSTRLSAEAVTAVREAIKQTFGPEYLPARPNVYKSRKSAQEAHEAIRPADPSLLTPEKVKDFLSKDHFLLYDLIWKRFTASQMSSAVMDQTMVDIEAGSYGFRATGSIMKFLGFMALYVEGLDENGEVGEVTLPKLAAGEALKLLNLTPKQHFTQPPPRFTEATLIKTLEESGIGRPSTYATILSHIQARKYASLEKGCFRPTELGFLVTDLLVNHFPDILNVKFTARMEDELDKIEEARANWADTLRHFYGPFKERLDQAESNMVSLKGQGLPTDVTCDKCGNPMVIKTGKSGPFLACSNYPACRNTKDFNRDRNGKIEIQKEDEKSYGTCEKCGRPMVQKRGRFGAFLACSGYPDCKNTRPLGTGIKCPEPDCDGEIIQKRTKKGRGFYGCSKYPKCQFATWEQPVAEECPRCKAPFLLLKTDKNGTKQVRCPQKECDYKEKRG; encoded by the coding sequence ATGTCCAAGTCGCTTCTCATCGTAGAATCGCCGACCAAGGCCAAAACGCTACAAAAATACATAGGGAAGAAGTTCACGGTAAAGGCCTCGGTAGGTCATATTAAAGACCTCCCGAAAAACAGCCTGGGCGTGGATATTAAGGATAACTTTCAGCCTGAGTATAAGGTAATAAAGGGCAAGGCAAAGATCATCCAGGAATTAAAAAAAGCGGCCCAGGAGGCAACGGACATCTACCTTGGCCCTGATCCGGACCGTGAAGGTGAGGCCATAGCCTGGCATATCCAAGATGAATTAAAGTCCACCGGCAAGACCTTCCATCGCGTGCTCTTCAATGAATTTACGCCCAAAGCTATTGCCGGGGCGCTGGCAACGCCCGCCTCTCTTGATATACACAAGTTTGAATCCCAGCAGGCCAGGAGGATACTGGACCGCCTGGTCGGTTACCAGATTTCCCCCCTCCTCTGGAAAAAAGTGCAAAAGGGCCTCTCGGCCGGCCGCGTGCAGTCCGTAGCAGTGCGCATTGTCTGTGAACGGGAGCGGGAGATTCAGGCCTTTGTGCCTGAAGAATACTGGTCTATTACCGCCGGATTAGAGGGTAAAGAGCCCCCTTCCTTCGAGGCTAGGCTGGTCGCCATTGACCAGAAAAAAATAAAGATCAATGACCAGGCCCAGGCCGAAAACATACTGAAAGACTTGGAGGGACATGCCTACCGGGTTGCAAACGTGGAGCGTAAGGAGAAAAAACGTCATCCCAACCCGCCTTTCATAACCAGTACCATGCAGCAGGAGGCTTACCGCAAGCTGCGTTTTTCCGCTAAAAAGACCATGCTCCTGGCCCAGCAACTCTATGAAGGAATAGACTTGGGTGAGGAGGGACCGGTCGGTCTCATTACCTATATGCGTACTGACTCTACGCGCCTTAGCGCCGAGGCCGTGACGGCCGTCAGAGAGGCAATAAAACAGACCTTTGGCCCGGAATATCTTCCTGCCAGGCCAAATGTCTATAAAAGCCGTAAAAGCGCTCAAGAGGCCCATGAGGCCATACGGCCGGCTGACCCATCGCTTCTTACACCGGAAAAGGTAAAAGACTTCCTCTCTAAAGACCATTTCCTATTATATGACCTGATCTGGAAGAGATTCACGGCCAGCCAGATGTCCTCAGCCGTTATGGATCAGACCATGGTAGATATAGAGGCCGGTTCTTACGGATTCCGTGCCACCGGAAGCATAATGAAATTTCTTGGATTTATGGCCCTCTATGTAGAAGGACTGGATGAAAACGGAGAAGTGGGCGAGGTAACCCTCCCCAAACTTGCAGCCGGAGAGGCATTAAAACTCCTGAACCTGACCCCCAAACAACACTTCACCCAGCCGCCGCCGCGTTTTACTGAGGCCACCCTCATAAAGACCCTGGAGGAGAGCGGCATCGGCCGGCCAAGTACTTATGCCACCATCCTTTCACATATCCAGGCCCGGAAATACGCCAGCCTTGAAAAAGGATGTTTCAGACCTACAGAGTTGGGCTTTCTGGTCACCGACCTCCTGGTCAATCACTTTCCGGATATACTTAATGTGAAGTTTACCGCCCGGATGGAAGATGAACTGGATAAGATCGAAGAGGCCCGGGCCAACTGGGCGGACACCCTGCGCCACTTCTACGGTCCCTTTAAGGAGCGGCTGGACCAGGCTGAGAGCAATATGGTTTCGCTGAAGGGGCAAGGGCTGCCCACGGATGTGACCTGCGATAAATGTGGAAATCCCATGGTAATTAAGACCGGCAAAAGCGGCCCCTTCCTGGCCTGCTCTAACTACCCGGCATGTAGAAACACCAAGGATTTTAATCGCGATCGAAATGGAAAGATCGAGATACAAAAAGAGGACGAAAAGTCATACGGGACCTGTGAAAAGTGCGGACGGCCCATGGTGCAGAAACGTGGCCGGTTTGGGGCGTTCCTGGCCTGTTCCGGTTATCCGGATTGTAAAAACACACGGCCTCTGGGTACCGGAATAAAGTGCCCTGAACCGGACTGTGACGGAGAGATCATTCAAAAACGTACGAAAAAGGGGCGGGGTTTCTATGGCTGCAGCAAGTATCCAAAATGTCAGTTTGCCACCTGGGAACAGCCCGTAGCCGAAGAATGCCCCAGATGCAAAGCCCCTTTCCTGCTCCTCAAAACTGACAAGAACGGCACCAAGCAGGTCCGCTGTCCGCAAAAAGAATGCGATTATAAAGAAAAACGGGGTTAG
- a CDS encoding DUF1566 domain-containing protein produces the protein MAMPCYLQTGQARCYDAAGREIPCAGSGQDAEFKKGTPWPEGRFAVKAEVVLDRLTGLIWSRNADSAGFPLPWGEALDFVAAMNGERALGFTDWRLPNRRELRSLLSHQTRKPALSDGHPFTNVFPGWYWTSTSAAINHAYAWYVHMEGGRMFYGRKDEYHLLWPVRGESSVLPVTGQRRCFDAEGREVGCGGQEMPAAFRGQDGEIESGCPWPVPRFDVQGETAIDRLTGLRWMRKADLAGRGVAWPDAFKAVESLNRVGLGGSSQWRLPNINELESLVDCSAHSPALPSGHPFGEVQEVYWSSTTSVFEPDWAWALYLHKGAVGVGRKEVGHFHVWPVCDLP, from the coding sequence ATGGCAATGCCGTGCTACCTCCAGACGGGTCAGGCCCGGTGCTACGATGCGGCCGGCCGTGAGATCCCCTGCGCCGGGAGCGGCCAGGATGCCGAATTTAAAAAAGGCACGCCATGGCCGGAGGGGCGTTTTGCGGTCAAGGCGGAGGTTGTTCTGGATCGCCTGACCGGGCTAATATGGAGTCGCAATGCCGATTCGGCCGGGTTTCCATTGCCGTGGGGGGAGGCCCTGGACTTTGTAGCGGCTATGAACGGCGAGCGTGCCTTGGGGTTTACGGACTGGCGGCTGCCCAACCGGCGGGAGCTGCGCAGCCTCCTGAGCCACCAGACCAGGAAACCTGCCCTGTCCGATGGCCACCCTTTTACCAATGTCTTTCCCGGCTGGTACTGGACTTCCACAAGCGCGGCCATTAACCATGCCTATGCCTGGTATGTGCACATGGAAGGGGGCCGCATGTTTTACGGCCGGAAAGATGAATATCACCTCCTCTGGCCGGTGCGGGGAGAAAGTAGTGTTCTGCCGGTTACAGGGCAGAGGCGTTGTTTTGATGCAGAGGGTCGGGAGGTCGGTTGCGGCGGCCAGGAGATGCCTGCGGCCTTTCGTGGGCAGGATGGGGAGATAGAATCCGGCTGTCCCTGGCCTGTGCCCCGCTTCGACGTTCAGGGTGAAACGGCTATAGACCGCCTCACCGGGCTCAGATGGATGCGGAAGGCGGATCTGGCCGGACGCGGAGTGGCCTGGCCGGATGCCTTCAAGGCGGTAGAGTCGTTAAACCGGGTTGGCCTGGGCGGGAGCAGCCAATGGCGTCTGCCGAATATAAACGAACTGGAATCGCTTGTGGATTGTTCGGCGCACAGCCCGGCCCTTCCTTCCGGTCATCCTTTTGGAGAGGTACAGGAGGTGTACTGGTCATCCACGACCAGTGTATTCGAGCCGGACTGGGCTTGGGCGCTTTATTTGCATAAAGGGGCGGTAGGGGTAGGCCGGAAGGAGGTGGGACATTTTCATGTCTGGCCGGTATGCGACCTGCCATAG
- a CDS encoding sigma-70 family RNA polymerase sigma factor: protein MGKALEYSDKSDEELMALIARRDYNAVATMVSRHQRGLLNLFYRYTNDRLLAEDLTQEVFLRVYKSAPLYESRSLFKVWLYRIAKNVCLNELKALRVLEKLAEQKAEPESPQEKAIQAERETRVRQAIERLPERQRLALILCRFQGLSQEEAAEVMETTSEAIESLLTRAKARLRSALADLQ from the coding sequence ATGGGTAAGGCTCTCGAATACAGCGACAAGTCGGATGAGGAGTTGATGGCGCTGATAGCGCGAAGGGATTATAACGCCGTTGCCACGATGGTTTCTCGTCACCAACGCGGTCTACTCAACCTTTTCTATCGCTACACCAACGATCGGTTGCTGGCTGAGGACCTGACTCAGGAGGTTTTCCTGCGGGTGTACAAATCGGCGCCGCTATATGAGTCGCGATCACTCTTTAAGGTTTGGCTCTACCGCATTGCCAAAAACGTTTGTTTGAACGAGCTTAAGGCCCTGCGGGTACTGGAGAAGTTAGCGGAACAGAAGGCGGAACCCGAATCTCCACAGGAGAAGGCGATCCAGGCGGAAAGGGAGACCCGCGTCAGGCAGGCTATAGAGAGGCTCCCGGAAAGACAGAGATTGGCCCTTATCCTGTGCCGCTTTCAGGGGCTTTCCCAGGAGGAGGCAGCCGAGGTGATGGAGACGACCTCCGAGGCAATTGAAAGTCTGCTGACCAGGGCGAAGGCAAGATTGAGGTCGGCTCTGGCTGACCTGCAATAG
- a CDS encoding periplasmic heavy metal sensor: MISVEGFLVGIIFGAAAACGTIYGVKKWCRREIRGYLDLINLTADQRHKVEKIREGFLPRVAGIRQELRRRRMHLADLLFSTPLDHEEIRAAVEEISGLQLKLEQEVIEHIIEENEILTLEQQSRFHGVIIEQFRGGGLGIHDVPGRR; this comes from the coding sequence ATGATTTCGGTAGAAGGATTTCTTGTTGGGATAATTTTCGGGGCGGCCGCCGCCTGCGGCACCATATACGGGGTCAAAAAATGGTGTAGGCGGGAGATACGCGGCTATCTCGACCTGATAAACCTCACCGCGGATCAAAGACACAAGGTTGAAAAGATACGCGAGGGTTTTCTGCCACGCGTAGCTGGAATCCGGCAGGAGCTGCGCCGCCGCAGGATGCATCTGGCCGATTTGCTTTTCTCCACTCCATTAGATCACGAAGAAATCAGGGCTGCAGTGGAAGAGATATCAGGCCTCCAGCTCAAACTAGAGCAGGAGGTCATCGAGCATATTATCGAGGAAAATGAAATTCTTACCTTGGAGCAACAGAGCCGGTTTCATGGGGTGATCATTGAGCAGTTCCGGGGCGGCGGCCTGGGCATCCACGATGTGCCGGGACGGCGATAA
- a CDS encoding chromate transporter, producing the protein MTSLRNIFLAFFKIGTFSFGGVYSMIAFFERELVERRKWITHDEFIESFALGSMTPGPPIVNTGICIGYKLHRLPGVLVATLGQAFTGTVLAIILAAFYLQAKDNPLLQSVMKGVAAAVVGLLGSIIYKMAKKLVTGYKSVALAVGAFGALAIFKLNPIGIILAAGVLGLILNWRR; encoded by the coding sequence ATGACATCCCTCAGAAATATCTTCCTGGCCTTCTTCAAAATAGGCACCTTTTCCTTCGGCGGCGTCTATTCCATGATTGCGTTTTTCGAGCGCGAATTGGTCGAACGGCGGAAGTGGATTACCCATGATGAGTTCATAGAAAGCTTTGCTCTCGGCTCGATGACCCCTGGCCCCCCCATCGTCAACACGGGTATCTGTATCGGTTACAAGCTGCACAGGCTTCCCGGGGTACTGGTAGCTACCCTGGGACAGGCCTTTACCGGCACGGTATTGGCCATTATACTGGCGGCCTTCTACCTCCAGGCAAAAGACAATCCCTTGCTCCAGTCGGTAATGAAAGGCGTGGCTGCAGCGGTGGTCGGACTCCTGGGGTCTATCATCTATAAGATGGCAAAGAAGCTGGTCACCGGCTATAAGAGCGTGGCGTTGGCAGTTGGCGCCTTTGGCGCGTTGGCCATTTTTAAGCTTAACCCCATCGGCATTATTCTGGCGGCTGGTGTTCTTGGCCTGATTCTCAATTGGAGGCGCTAA
- a CDS encoding chromate transporter — MEILKLAAILFVINGLTIGGGYAMVPLLQKELVENHHWLTNKEFIDAIAIGQVTPGPLTVMNAFMGFKVGGLLGAIIAMVASYLPSIIIVTLVTRHYLQYKESWIVKGSFAGIKPAIVGLLAAVLIFLGKSSLTSVPLGAVAAVSFGLITFTKIDPTFIIISSGILGAFLF, encoded by the coding sequence ATGGAAATACTGAAGCTTGCTGCTATCTTGTTTGTGATAAACGGCCTGACTATCGGCGGTGGATATGCCATGGTGCCGTTGCTTCAAAAAGAGCTGGTAGAGAATCACCATTGGCTGACGAACAAGGAATTCATCGACGCCATCGCCATTGGCCAGGTTACACCGGGGCCGCTTACGGTCATGAACGCCTTCATGGGTTTTAAGGTCGGGGGCCTGCTTGGGGCGATCATAGCCATGGTGGCCAGCTACCTGCCGAGCATCATCATTGTCACTCTGGTAACGAGACACTACCTCCAGTACAAAGAGTCATGGATCGTCAAGGGCTCGTTCGCAGGGATCAAGCCAGCGATAGTGGGGCTCCTGGCGGCTGTACTCATCTTTCTGGGAAAGAGTTCCCTTACGAGCGTACCCTTGGGCGCTGTTGCGGCCGTGAGTTTCGGTCTTATCACTTTTACCAAGATCGATCCGACCTTCATTATCATCAGTTCCGGCATCCTGGGGGCTTTTCTGTTCTAG
- a CDS encoding porin, whose amino-acid sequence MRRVFFIFIVLVVFLAWHVPAMAETNQNLLEEMKAIKKQLDEMKGLQERLRALEKKLEEAEKVTTQIQKEEAQLKEDKKTRAISYWRDGFNIETPDKQFRLQLGGVLHFDYRQFESGRSASGFDIRRARYDMRGYHYRGDLEHIFRLQIEMADSPYLRNAYWMFKPSPDLSFQIGQFKIPSGGADWLTEEAHVNFVEYATGTPVSPFFDRGIRVQKNFLGNKIQATLAAFTGTGVDVDVNQGDYDNNKDYVARLLLIPFKDSGHSYLKGLHLAGSYQDGIQSIKTVRGEATNRTENYESRWFRWLTTISPTSTTSQYYELDKRIRYGGELHWLCGPTAFSYEFNRVQWEDLTAYSSAGGVLRRFPDRYHSDVHQVWISHFLTGEEKQIEDVFFSWRQPKPKKNFSLKEGTWGAWELLARYAFHTTSNELFTGSNAMLQGSSQGYSITGGLRWIWNPKCRLMLDINHCKSTEGSMYTDEPVAGQTKTTRAMDKETAAMFRIILTP is encoded by the coding sequence ATGAGGAGGGTATTTTTTATTTTTATAGTATTGGTGGTCTTTCTGGCCTGGCACGTGCCGGCCATGGCTGAGACCAACCAGAATTTGTTGGAGGAAATGAAGGCCATAAAGAAACAGTTGGATGAGATGAAGGGCCTTCAGGAGAGATTAAGGGCTTTGGAAAAGAAGCTGGAAGAGGCAGAGAAGGTAACCACCCAGATACAAAAAGAAGAGGCCCAGCTAAAAGAGGATAAGAAGACCCGGGCTATCTCCTACTGGAGGGACGGCTTTAATATCGAGACCCCGGACAAGCAGTTCAGGCTGCAACTGGGGGGCGTCCTCCACTTCGACTACCGGCAGTTTGAGTCCGGCCGCAGCGCCAGCGGTTTTGATATACGCCGCGCCCGTTACGACATGCGTGGTTACCACTACCGGGGCGATCTGGAGCACATCTTCCGCCTCCAGATCGAGATGGCCGATAGCCCTTACCTCCGGAATGCCTACTGGATGTTTAAGCCCAGTCCGGATCTCAGCTTCCAGATCGGGCAGTTCAAGATACCTTCCGGCGGGGCCGACTGGCTGACCGAAGAGGCCCACGTAAACTTTGTGGAGTATGCCACCGGTACGCCCGTCAGCCCGTTCTTTGATCGGGGCATCCGGGTCCAGAAAAACTTCCTGGGCAATAAGATCCAGGCCACTCTGGCCGCCTTCACCGGCACCGGTGTGGACGTAGATGTAAACCAGGGCGACTATGACAACAACAAGGACTATGTGGCGCGACTTCTCCTTATACCCTTCAAGGATTCAGGACATTCCTACCTGAAGGGGTTGCATCTGGCCGGAAGCTATCAAGACGGCATCCAGTCCATCAAGACGGTAAGGGGTGAGGCCACCAACCGGACGGAAAACTACGAGTCCCGGTGGTTTCGGTGGTTAACAACAATATCACCAACGTCAACAACCTCACAATACTATGAGCTTGATAAGCGTATACGCTACGGCGGCGAACTCCACTGGCTTTGCGGGCCGACCGCGTTCAGCTACGAGTTTAACCGCGTGCAGTGGGAAGACCTTACAGCTTATTCGTCTGCTGGCGGAGTCTTAAGGAGATTCCCGGACCGCTACCACTCCGACGTCCACCAGGTATGGATAAGCCACTTCCTGACCGGAGAGGAGAAGCAGATTGAGGACGTCTTCTTCTCCTGGAGACAGCCCAAGCCGAAGAAGAACTTCAGTCTGAAGGAAGGGACCTGGGGTGCCTGGGAGCTTCTGGCCAGGTATGCCTTCCACACCACTTCTAACGAGCTATTTACTGGCTCAAACGCCATGCTGCAAGGAAGCAGCCAGGGTTACTCCATAACCGGCGGCCTCCGCTGGATATGGAACCCCAAGTGCCGGCTCATGCTCGATATCAACCACTGCAAGAGCACCGAGGGTTCGATGTACACAGATGAACCGGTAGCCGGACAGACGAAGACTACGCGGGCCATGGACAAGGAAACGGCCGCTATGTTCCGCATCATCCTGACCCCGTAA
- a CDS encoding chromate transporter, whose product MRNFLALITGPLSSVIAVILCISCEFIKLNPGGGYAMVPLLQKQPVQNHHWLTNKESIDAIAIGQVTPRK is encoded by the coding sequence ATGAGAAACTTCTTAGCTCTGATAACCGGCCCCTTATCTAGTGTTATAGCTGTCATCTTATGCATATCCTGCGAATTTATCAAGCTTAATCCCGGTGGTGGATATGCCATGGTACCCCTGCTGCAGAAACAACCGGTGCAGAATCACCATTGGCTGACCAACAAGGAGTCCATTGACGCAATTGCCATCGGACAGGTGACACCCCGCAAGTGA